The genomic segment ACGTTTGTCAAAACGAAGCAGACTCTTGGATTAAAAGAGAAGTATAAAGCTGCCCACGAGAGGGGAACAAAATGGCTGATGAACCATGCCAATGTCATTATGAGTGGTGGATGTAGAGGAATGGGCATGAATGGCTTCATGATTTCGGTTCACAAGAATTACTCAGACTTTGACAGCTTCATGGCTGAGCATAAACGAGAGTTGGGGGATACGTTTACTGATGTTCATACGGTTCTTGTGAATCTTGGTGGAAGTCAGATTCTGAAGCCCTTACATTTCAAATACTTGGCAGAAGGAAAATAACCCTCCAGATGGGAAAGAACGGACTAAAATAACAAAATTGCATGCATTAAGATTTGTTATACACATCTTTTATGTTCATGTTGAAAGAATGTAAAATTCCTTAATGCATGCATAGCGCTTGGATTGTTTGCGAGTGCGTTTGTGCATATTGACTTGGAATGTTTAGTTGTAATTCATAAATCAGATTTTTGCCAAAATCTCTCTAAAAGACTGGAGAAGAAAATCAGTGCCGGCTGTTCCAAAAAGTTGCATTAAGAAATATCGACGTTTCAGTCAAAAACTGGCAAATCCAAATGTCCTTGCTGAGTTAAGGAACCTTTTCGAAAGAGAATACTCTCTACCTGAGTTATTAGAATGGCTTCACCGCAAAGTAAAATGGAGCAAGGGCAACATAAAACGACATAACGACCCAATGAAAATTTTGGCATATGGAAAGGGAAAATGTGGAGAATTCAGTATCTTATTCACAGCTCTCTGCCTAGCCCACAACTATCGCGCAAGGCTAATTCTTGACATGTCCGATCACGTTTGGACAGAGGTATGGAACGAAAAGGAGAGAAGATGGGTTCATGTGGATCCATCAGAGAAAAGAATAGATGATCCAGAAATGTACGAAAGAGACTGGAAGAAGAACCTAAAGAAAATATATGCTTTTGAGAATGGCGCCATGGAAAATGTAACACGGAGATACAAGCTGGGCATGTAGCGAGTAGAGGACTATAGGCGAAAACAATGAAAAACACGGTTTCCACTGAAAGTAAGCAAAATCGGCAGGCAACAGGATTCTATCGAGGGAATATCGCCGTTATCGCAAGTAGCAGTGCAACTAGGAGCTTTGGAACAGGGATAATAAACACTTATGTTTCATGCATGCAGAATGAAAGAGAGCAGAGGAAACGCTTGGGAAATCTGCAGAAAGGTTTTAGGAACTTGTAAGAACGGGTTACCTTCTACTGGGAAGGCTATTGAGTGTACCTATGTCTAAGCTTGTCAAAAGCTGTGCGTAGGCTTTCCACGCTTTTTTCTTTTCTTTCCCATTCAGGGTCTCTATTTCTTTGCGAGTGCGGATTAGCTCCCTCTTTATGTTGCGGATGATTTCAATGTCGTTCAAATTTATCACCTGCATGCATGCAACTTCTAAATAAGTTTGCTTGGAAGTCATCTGCTTTGTTAATATGGAAGAATATCGCACCCTATGTGATTATCACATTGATAATTTGCGTAACGATGCTATGTTTTTAACTTTACATGTTAACAACGACAATTTTTTTTGGCTTTCGAGGCAGAATGGTGTACAGGGCGATGACACGCCCTGTTTCGGGCTTTTTGGTTGTTTTGAATGTTAATTCTTTATTCATAAGTTCAATAATATGCATGCATGCCCGCTTACTCAATCAGCATCAGAACGTCTTCTGACACATAACTTATGAGCTCGTCACTAGTGCTTTTGCTGAAGAGAGTCACCACACAATTTCTTGTAATCCCGACTACAATTCCTCGCTTCTGGACTTCAAAGACAACATACCATATATTTCCATGTTTAACATATTCCTGGTAAAGCGTGGTGTCAACAAGATCGGGTCCTGCTAAGCAAAGCTTTTCCACTCCAGGTATATCGACTTCGTCAAACCATATGAGCTTCGTCGCCTGTGGATTTGATTCATGGAGTTCTTTGAGAGTGGCACGGGGGATGTTCACCTCGACAATAGCGTGGGGGCTGATGAATAAAACCTTGCTTAACTTGTTCGCTACGAAATTTGTAAGCAGCTTCTTCACTCCACGAGCTACAGAAGGCGCTGACACGATTATGAAAACCCTCTCCTTGAAAGGTTTAATCCAAAAAGGGGATTCTTCCGTGATAGGAACTTCAACCAATTTGCGTCTGTAGAAACGTCTCTGCACGAAATCTTTGCTGAAGACTCCTGATATCATCGCTCCATCCAGTTTCAGCTCTAAAACTTCCGTTACCAGACTTATGGTTTTTCCATTCGCCGTTTGGTGAAGCTCCTCCTCACGGAAATCCTTGAGCTTCCCAACCATCATTCCGATATTAGCTTCCTCTTTTATCTCGAAGATCTTTGCAGGCAGAACCAATCTTAACACTCAACCTCTAGAGGACAGTTACTTGCTCATTCAGACTTTGAAGTCCATCTACCAATGTCTCGTTCATATATTTCTCTATTACTCTGTTGACTTCCTTCTAGAGGTCTATCTTACATGCACGCACAGGCTAACGAGCTCGACGCAGGATTCTGGCGGCTTCTGCAAGCCAATCTGGATTTCTGAAGAGCTCCCTACCCACAGCAACCAAATCAACCTTTCCCTCACGTATGAACTCATCAGCGATTTCTGGATTCCTGATCCCTCCGACACCGATGACTGGTATGTCTACCACTTCTTTGATTTGCTGTGCTTGAGAAATGAAGTAGCCTTGTATACTCTGGAGTTGCTCTGGGCTGCTTCCACACAAGCCCCCCGACACGTCAATCACATCTACACCTGCTTCCTTTAGCTTCACAGCAAACTTTCTAGAATCTTCAATTTGAGTCCCTGCAGGATCCAAATCATCTGAACCAAGGCGATAAAGAAGGAGGCTCCCCCCTATTCTTTCTCTAGTTCTCTTAACAACCTCCAGAGGAAACCGCATCCTCTTCTCCAGAGAACCCCCATATTCATCTTGACGTCGATTAGTTAAGGGCGAGAAGAACTGGTTGAGAAGAAAACCGTGTGCACCATGAACCTCAACTCCATCAAACCCCGCCCTTATCGCTATCAAAGCCGCACTGGCAAAGGTTTCAGCTAGGGCTTCAATCTCTCCGACTTGGAGTTCAAGAGCGCTTCCATTGGATGAAGGAGCAACAGGCTGCATTCTGGTAATTTCCCTGCTGGCGCTCCTTCCCGCATGATTTATCTGAATCACGACTGGAGTGCCTTTAGCATGAACACTATTCGAAAGCTTCTTGAGCCCGGAAACTAGTCTGTCGTCGTATATTCCCAGCTGCCTTTCACTGAGCTTTCCAGCCTGAGACACATAGCTGTGTTCAATTATCAGCAGGCCCAATGCCTTTGAACGTTCAATGTAGTGCTTGACGAGAGTATCAGTTACAGCTCCTTCAGAAGTAGCCAAACCCGTATGCATGGGTGGCATCACGATTCTATTCTCAAGTACTAGTCCTTTCACTTCCAAGGGATCTAACAAACCAACCAATGCAAGCACATCCTGGTAGGCTTCAGGGAAAAGCAACTTAAGTATTTTCATGTATTGAAAGCACATGCATGCACCGTGCACTGTGGAATGCATTCTTGAACTGAAAAGGTTAAATAGAGACTCCAAGGATGCTCCGTTTATGAAAGTAAAAAAGAATCCGTGGACTGCCTTGTTTCCTTGCCCCGTTGTTCTCGTTACATGCGTAGACCCTCACGGAAAGCCTAACATAATCACTTTAGCTTGGGCAGGAACAGTGTGTTCTGACCCACCTACACTAGGTTTAGGCATCCGCCCCCACAGACACTCCTACAAGCTAATTGAGCATTCAAGAGAGTACGTTGTGAATATCCCAACAGTGGATATCTTGAAGGAAGCAGACTTTTGTGGAATGGTCTCCGGCAAAGACGTAGATAAGTTCTCTCAAACAGGACTCACACCAGAACCTGCAGAAAAGGTCAAGCCTCCCCTGATTAAAGAATGCCCAGTAAACATCGAATGCATTCTTAAAAAGAAGATTCCTCTAGGTACACACGACCTGTTTCTAGGAGAAATTGTTTCCGTTCATGTTGACCAAGACATCCTGAATGAGAAAGGAAGACTTGACTTCAACAAAGTAGCTCCCTTCGTCTACAATCAAGGTGAATACTGGAGCTTACACCAAAAAATAGGTGTTTATGGATTCTCAAAGAAATAGAAATCCGCTCACAGACACGCACACGTTCTCTTTTAACCGAACGCTCCCAGAGTTACCTGTTTTGGTCTTCGCCTGTGCCTCTTCACCCGTTCCATCGCTTCTTGCTGCCTGGTTTCAAGCATTCCAAGCATTTCCAGCACTTGCAGGCAATTCTCGGGTGCATACCCATGAAAGTGATTGTTAAAATATCCATACACTTTCTTAACCTTCTTAGAAGTCGCCTCCACTCTAGGTATCCAGGGGTCCAACTCTTCTTTTGAATACCTGTAGTTAAACCATGGTTTTTCTCCCTTTCCGTGCCAACGAAAATAAGCAATACTTGACGTTATGTGAATTTCAGGAGACAACAAAGGCTCGTCGACGATAGTGTAAGCAACCTTATATTTCCTCAGCAGATCCCACGTTTCGTTCCGCAACCATGACAAGTTACGAAACTCAACAGCGAACTTGAAGTCGGCAGGAAGAATCTTCAAAAACGACTCCAAATGGGCAAGATCATACTCGTATCTCGGCGGCAACTGGATCAGTAAACACCCAAGCTTGCCATTCAACAGTAGAACACGCATTATGTCACAGAACTTCTCCAAGTCCTCCTCGACCCCCGCCCCCAAATCAAGTTTCTTCTCGTGGGTAATCAGTTTGGGCAACTTCGCAGAAAACACAAAGTCGGAGGGACTATACCTTGCCCAACCCATCACCATCTTTTTCGTAGGATACCTGTAAAACGTGGTGTTTATCTCAGCGGTTGCGAACACCCTCCCGTAAGCACGCAACATACTCTTCTCCTTCCGGCCATAGAAAGGCCCTATCCATTCCTTGTAGCTCCACCCCGAAGTGCCCAAGAGAACATTGTCCAGCCTAATCACCTAGAAAAGACTCTAATACATCTATTACCTCGCCAATGCTGCGATAAGCTATGTCAAGCAACCCAGTTAAAAGCTGCGCCTGCAAGTGGTCAGACCATCTGTGCATGCATGCGTATTTATCATGTCTTTTATGATTGAAGCCGATTCATTAAACTGTCTCTTGGCTTCAGGGCTTAATTCGAGTTCTAGAATTCTTTCAACACCATTCTTTCCAAGAATAACGGGTACACCAATGGAGATATTTGAAAGACCATATTCCCCCTGAAGGAAAGTGGAAACGCTCATCACCCTGTTTCTACCCCTCAAAACAGCGTCGACGGCGACAGCTATTTCAACTGCTGGTGCATATGTTGTGGCTCCTTTTAGTTTTATGACTTCAGCACCAGAGGTTCTGGTAAGGCTCACTATTTTCTCAATCTGCTCTTTTTCGAGCAAATCTTCTATTGGTATTCCGGAAACAGTCGCATAGTCCACGAGGGGGACCATGGAATCCCCATGCTCTCCTATAACCAAGGCACGAATATCCTCTCTGGAAACATTTAGCTCAGTTGCTATGTAAGATCTGAAGCGTATGGTGTCAAGGATGTTTCCCATTCCAAAAACTCTGTTCCTCTCAAAGCCTGATTCTTTGTAGGCTACGTAAGTCATTATGTCGACGGGGTTCGTCACAACCATGAGCTTACATTCAGGAGCGTATTTCACAACTTCTTTCACAACAGATTTCACTATTTTGTAATTCATATTAATAAGGTCAAGGCGTGTCATTCCGGGTTTTCTTCCCGCACCCGCAACAATAACCGTGACCTCTGAACCTTCCATTTCACTGAAATCGCTGGTTCCCTTGACGTTGCCATCGAATTCTATTGCGGGTGCGGCTTGCATCATATCCAGTGCTTCGCCTTTAGCCAACTCTCCAGCAACGTCTATGAGAACAATGTCGCTAATTCTGAATCTTAGAATGTTAAATGCGGAGGCGCTTCCTACCTTCCCTGCCCCTATGATCGAAATCATAGTCTACCTAAGACTTGTTTTGTTTAAAATAATTTGCTACACATGTGCACGCATCAATCTATCTTACGCGCATGCATGCATAGGAAAATAGAATAAAGAAGCTGCAATTATACTTAGTATGGTGTTTGTGGTGGAAGCCTATCTATGCGTCAATTGTGTTGGTGGAATGGTGTGGGAGATTGCCGATGGGGCACTTAAGATTGAAGGAGTGAAAATGGCCCACGCCGTTACCGGCCAGTTCGATGTCATTGCCTATATCAAATTCGCCAACATGGATAAGCTTAGAGAGATTATAGAGAAGTTTATGTCCCTAAATGGAGTTCAGCGAACCCAGACAGCAGTCGTGATACCACATGGATTAGGATAGCAATAACCAGTCTCTATGCATGCAACTTCTATGAGGTGAGAAAGGCCTTTCCCTTGTAGAATTCGACTGGATATTTCTTCTTGTTTTGTCCTAGTTTGTCAAGAATAGCACTGGTGAGGTCGATGTTAAGGGTGTCTGCCATGCTGAGACAGTAGATGCCGACATCAGCAAGTTCTTCTTTGATTCGTTGCACCTCTGACGGCTTGCTTTTGAACTGTTCGCTTTCTTCAGGTCTAGTCCATTGGAAAAGTTGAAGAAGCTCGGCCGCTTCGATGCAAATGGACTCGGCTAGATCCTTTGGATTATGATATTTTTTCCAGTCTCTTTCCTCAAGAAATTCTCTAACTTTCGAGATGAGATAACTAATGTTTGTATTGCCATCAGCACGCTCCATCAGAGAACACCTTCAACGCTCAAGTAAAATCAAGTTGTTCTTTTATTAATTGCCCAAGTAGCGCATGCACGCATACATGCAAGCAACTGGAAAAACATTAAAGCGAAATCAGATGTTTAAATGATTGGAGGATTCGAAGTTGTCGAGTAGTAGAGAATTAAAAGAGATTGGCATTGTCACTCACTTTTTCGCAAAGATTAGTGTAGCTGTCGTGGAGCTGAAGGATACTTTGCGTACAGGTGATAGGATACTCATTCAAGGAGATACATCGGATTTCGAGCAGACCGTAGAGTCAATGCAGATTGAGCATGAGAATATCGAGAGTGCTGGAGCTGGGCAGAGTATAGGTTTGAAGGTTGATCAGAGAGTTAGAGAAGGAGATAGAGTCTACAGGATTCTTTCGTAGAAATGCATGCTCTGCATACATAGACGAATGCCGAGCACGATGAAGTAAACACAAATAGGTTGCATCATGCACATGCATACAATGTCATTGTGGACAATTGCACGCATCCGTTTTATCTTTTGCCAATTTGCGCAGGCAAACTTCACAAAAACCGTCCACTTGTAGTGTTGAGGAGCTTAACAACTCAGAATACATGAGGTCGATAGGCTCCACGTGATGGCGTAAGCCTCTGTTGTGGCCTAATCCATGAGCAACCAACCTGCTTGAAGAACCCTTGTTCACCTGAAAAAGGGAGACAACCCCAACCTTTTCATCCACATAATCGTGAACAAGATAGAACGCTCTCTTGAAATTCGTTCTATCAAAAAAATGGTACATAGCCACCATAGGATCTGCCGTTATCCCCAACAAGAGACTCACCAACTTCTTGGAATCTCTCACTCTTCTAAGTTTATTAATCAACTTTTGAAAAAGAAAGGCACCGTAGGATTCTCTGCCTGTTACCACCTTGAAATCATGCTCAAAGCTGAGCTTCCCGATATATCCAATGCCCTCCCATGTTTGCGTTGGAAAGTAGCCCCTCGCAACTTCAACAATCTTGACCATATCTCTGTCGTTTTCCTGTTCTCCGCTAATCGTTAGAACACTTATAGATTGCATAATTAAGACTTACGAAACACGAAATATAGCGGTGATTACGGTTCTACAAATATTCCAAAAACGGAGATATTTCAGACACCGATGCATACATGGACTAGTTTTGCAGGTTCTTACCATCAACATCACGCGCACATCATTGGAACTCGTACTAATGATTTAAGAAAGAAATTCCTATAACACGCATGCATGAAAGAGGATTGCTTCATGACTGGCCAATGCACGTTTTGTAGACTAGCGAAAAAGGAAGCTCCTGCGAGTTACATTTACGAAGACAAAGAAGTAGCCGCTTTTCTGGACATGAAACCGATAAACGAAGGCCACACACTCGTAATACCTAAGAACCACTACGAGAATATTTATGAAATTCCAGAAGAAGAAGTTGCACACTTATTCAGGATTGTGAAGAAAGTAACATACGCAGTCAAGAAGGGAGTAAATGCTGAAGGAATCAGCATTATCCAAAACAACGAAAGAGCTGCAGGTCAAGTTGTATTTCATCTTCATGTCCACATCATCCCAAGATTTTGGAAACCAAAATCATGCCGACCCCGTGAAATATGCGAATCGAGTGAATTAGATACTGTAGCAGCTAAAATAAGACAATTCGTTTGAATTTGCACGCGTGCATGACCAAAAAAAGAAAGATGATGAAAATGCCTTAACGGCAATCCTTAATCCCCTTCACTTTGTGTTCTTTCTATATGCTGATTTCTGAACTGTTTCATGTTCATTGTTTGGATGCATGTTCCGTTTGTGACGTATTCTCCTGTCCTTTGTCTGCTTTGGTTTTGTGTTTGTGTGCAATTGCAGATGCAATCACGATGCTGGGTCCTAAGTCTCTTTTGTTCCTGCATCTGAAGCATGTCACAGTTGCAGTCGCAGTCTTGAGTTTGCAATCTCTCTTGAGTCTGTGTTTGAAGCACATCGCTGTTTCCGTTCATGTAAGCCTGTATAGGTGCAGCGAATAGAGCGATGACAACGATACCCACTACTAATCCTATTCTCGCCACCATTTTACCATTCATTCTTTACCACCTCCATTCTTTTGCTCACAAGAAAATCATGGTCACCGTATGGTTTAGATGTTCGTTGTAACAAAGTGTTTCAAATTTTGAAACAGCTTATAAGAGAGTGACTAGTCCTTAGATTTTGTGAGTGAAACATGCGTTCCAAAGCTTTGATTTTCTTTCTAGCAATCTCGTTCATTCTCACCGTTCTCGGCTTTTTCCTTTTTACATTTGAAGGTGGTTTTGGTGGAAGAGGGCACGGAATGGGCGACCAGATCCCACAGTCTTTCTTACTTCTCTTGTTTTTTGGACCTCTTGTTGCCTTATTGAGTGTACTAGGGTATACTCTGATTTTTCCAGAACTCGGAGAAGGCAAACCTAAGGTAGAGCCTTCTTCGGTGCCAACGGTTGAGAAAGGAGAATCTGCTCTTAGTGCAGTTTTGCGAGTTCTAAATGAGGATGAGAGAAAGGTGATTGAGATTTTGGTTGCTGAGGGTGGAACAATGTTACAGAAAGATATTCGCTGGAAGACTGGGCTATCACGAGTGAAGACCCACAGAATACTTTTCAGGTTAGCCAAGAGAGGAATTGTCTCAGCTGAGAAACATTATAACACAAATAAAATAACATTAGCAGACTGGCTTAAGAACAAGAAAGGGCTGAAAAATGACTAAAAACCTATCCGAAGAAACCTATCGTTTGGAAGGAATCACCTTTGGGCTTGCAGACGGTTTGATTATGTGTCTAGGTCTTATAATAGGAGTTGCTGAAGTTACCTCTGACACTCGGTTTGTGATAATTACGGGAATAATCGGTGGCTTTGCCAACGCATTTGGAAATTCCATCGGGTTCTTCATGTCCCAATCAGCAGAAAGAGCATTACAAATTCATGAAACGACGGATCATGGAGTATCAACGAGAATACATTCTAAAAGGGAGATATTCACAAACACCTTCTTCGCATTCGCATCAACCATCGCCGCTGTGCTAGTTCTACTATTCCCATTCATAGTTCTCCAAATGAACCACGCCGTAATACTTACATTCGCAATCGGAACTATAATGGCATTCATTCTGGGAAGCTACGTAGGCAAAACAAGCCATGAAAACCCTTACAAAGAAGGACTAAAATACGCTCTACTCGCCATACTAGGAGCAATAATATCTCATTTCATAGCAGACCGTATCCAACTCCTAATCTAGAAAACAATGTTAGAACAACATTTCCTTATTTCAGCAGCCCCAATTTCCCTATTCCCTCAATGATTTCCAAATCGGCAACAGCGTAGAAAACCCATTTTCCTTCTTTCCTTCTCTTAATAATGCCTTCTTTTTCCAGTATCCCTAGGTGGTGAGAGGCTGTTGGCTGTGTCAGATTTAGAGCAACCATTATTTCACACACGCACATCTCACGTAGCATTAGGAGCCTTAAAATTCTGACCCTGTTTTCATCTGCTAAGGCTTTAAAAAATCTGCTTTGCTTTTTGGCTGATTCTTTACTTGCCATCCTATTGGCGAGGTCTCTTAGTTCTTTCGCATACTTGGATGCGTCTTCGGTTGGACAGACGCACGATCTGACTAGTCTTGCTAATCGTTTATCCGCATCAGTTTTAGACATGTTTATTCTCACCAGTAATTTG from the Candidatus Bathyarchaeota archaeon genome contains:
- a CDS encoding Lrp/AsnC family transcriptional regulator, yielding MTKLKDIDFKILFGLMKNSKISDRKLAEIIGVSQPTVTRRRARLEKEAFDGYTLVPKWGKLGYEILAFTFVKTKQTLGLKEKYKAAHERGTKWLMNHANVIMSGGCRGMGMNGFMISVHKNYSDFDSFMAEHKRELGDTFTDVHTVLVNLGGSQILKPLHFKYLAEGK
- a CDS encoding NADH:flavin oxidoreductase, whose translation is MESLFNLFSSRMHSTVHGACMCFQYMKILKLLFPEAYQDVLALVGLLDPLEVKGLVLENRIVMPPMHTGLATSEGAVTDTLVKHYIERSKALGLLIIEHSYVSQAGKLSERQLGIYDDRLVSGLKKLSNSVHAKGTPVVIQINHAGRSASREITRMQPVAPSSNGSALELQVGEIEALAETFASAALIAIRAGFDGVEVHGAHGFLLNQFFSPLTNRRQDEYGGSLEKRMRFPLEVVKRTRERIGGSLLLYRLGSDDLDPAGTQIEDSRKFAVKLKEAGVDVIDVSGGLCGSSPEQLQSIQGYFISQAQQIKEVVDIPVIGVGGIRNPEIADEFIREGKVDLVAVGRELFRNPDWLAEAARILRRAR
- a CDS encoding flavin reductase family protein; this translates as MKVKKNPWTALFPCPVVLVTCVDPHGKPNIITLAWAGTVCSDPPTLGLGIRPHRHSYKLIEHSREYVVNIPTVDILKEADFCGMVSGKDVDKFSQTGLTPEPAEKVKPPLIKECPVNIECILKKKIPLGTHDLFLGEIVSVHVDQDILNEKGRLDFNKVAPFVYNQGEYWSLHQKIGVYGFSKK
- a CDS encoding DUF72 domain-containing protein — its product is MLRAYGRVFATAEINTTFYRYPTKKMVMGWARYSPSDFVFSAKLPKLITHEKKLDLGAGVEEDLEKFCDIMRVLLLNGKLGCLLIQLPPRYEYDLAHLESFLKILPADFKFAVEFRNLSWLRNETWDLLRKYKVAYTIVDEPLLSPEIHITSSIAYFRWHGKGEKPWFNYRYSKEELDPWIPRVEATSKKVKKVYGYFNNHFHGYAPENCLQVLEMLGMLETRQQEAMERVKRHRRRPKQVTLGAFG
- a CDS encoding malate dehydrogenase, with product MISIIGAGKVGSASAFNILRFRISDIVLIDVAGELAKGEALDMMQAAPAIEFDGNVKGTSDFSEMEGSEVTVIVAGAGRKPGMTRLDLINMNYKIVKSVVKEVVKYAPECKLMVVTNPVDIMTYVAYKESGFERNRVFGMGNILDTIRFRSYIATELNVSREDIRALVIGEHGDSMVPLVDYATVSGIPIEDLLEKEQIEKIVSLTRTSGAEVIKLKGATTYAPAVEIAVAVDAVLRGRNRVMSVSTFLQGEYGLSNISIGVPVILGKNGVERILELELSPEAKRQFNESASIIKDMINTHACTDGLTTCRRSF
- a CDS encoding Lrp/AsnC family transcriptional regulator, with the translated sequence MVFVVEAYLCVNCVGGMVWEIADGALKIEGVKMAHAVTGQFDVIAYIKFANMDKLREIIEKFMSLNGVQRTQTAVVIPHGLG
- a CDS encoding nucleotide pyrophosphohydrolase, which gives rise to MERADGNTNISYLISKVREFLEERDWKKYHNPKDLAESICIEAAELLQLFQWTRPEESEQFKSKPSEVQRIKEELADVGIYCLSMADTLNIDLTSAILDKLGQNKKKYPVEFYKGKAFLTS
- a CDS encoding translation elongation factor-like protein — translated: MSSSRELKEIGIVTHFFAKISVAVVELKDTLRTGDRILIQGDTSDFEQTVESMQIEHENIESAGAGQSIGLKVDQRVREGDRVYRILS
- a CDS encoding HIT family protein; translated protein: MKEDCFMTGQCTFCRLAKKEAPASYIYEDKEVAAFLDMKPINEGHTLVIPKNHYENIYEIPEEEVAHLFRIVKKVTYAVKKGVNAEGISIIQNNERAAGQVVFHLHVHIIPRFWKPKSCRPREICESSELDTVAAKIRQFV
- a CDS encoding ArsR family transcriptional regulator — its product is MSKTDADKRLARLVRSCVCPTEDASKYAKELRDLANRMASKESAKKQSRFFKALADENRVRILRLLMLREMCVCEIMVALNLTQPTASHHLGILEKEGIIKRRKEGKWVFYAVADLEIIEGIGKLGLLK